One Fusobacterium ulcerans DNA segment encodes these proteins:
- a CDS encoding M20 metallopeptidase family protein, with product MKSQELAKEYKDYVLNMRREFHMNPEPSLQEYETSKRIKAELEKDGIECEIVADTGVVATIHGANSGKTVALRGDIDALAVIEQTGKEYASKVHGLMHACGHDSHGAMLLGAAKVLNRMKDEINGTVKLFFQPGEEVVLGAKKMIAAGVMEGVDAIMGIHVSSDVPSGQISADSGARMASGDMFKITVTGKGGHGARPEQCIDAVVVGSAIVMNLQPIISREYSPFDPAVLTVGEIKSGTRFNVIAPTAILSGTTRCYSPEVRKNFFDSITRVAKSTAEAYRATAEVEFTEGVGPTINDDNCAALARETAASLVGKENVIAVPPSTGGEDFSFFSNIVPGVMVKLGTGNKEKGTDFPHHHEKFDIDEDMLEVGTALYAQFALNYLANNK from the coding sequence ATGAAATCACAAGAATTAGCTAAAGAGTACAAAGATTATGTCCTAAATATGAGAAGAGAATTTCATATGAATCCAGAACCAAGTCTTCAAGAATATGAAACTTCTAAAAGGATAAAAGCTGAACTGGAAAAAGATGGAATAGAATGTGAAATAGTTGCTGATACTGGAGTAGTTGCTACTATCCATGGAGCTAATTCTGGAAAAACTGTTGCTTTAAGAGGAGATATTGATGCCCTTGCTGTTATTGAACAGACTGGGAAAGAATATGCTTCTAAAGTTCATGGGTTAATGCATGCATGCGGACATGACTCTCATGGAGCTATGCTTTTGGGAGCTGCTAAAGTTCTAAACAGAATGAAAGATGAAATAAATGGTACTGTAAAACTTTTTTTCCAGCCGGGAGAAGAGGTAGTACTTGGTGCTAAAAAAATGATAGCTGCTGGAGTTATGGAAGGTGTAGATGCAATTATGGGTATCCATGTATCATCTGATGTTCCTTCTGGGCAAATATCTGCTGACAGTGGAGCAAGAATGGCATCAGGAGATATGTTTAAAATAACTGTAACTGGAAAAGGGGGACATGGAGCAAGACCAGAGCAGTGTATAGATGCTGTTGTAGTAGGTTCTGCTATTGTTATGAACCTTCAGCCTATTATCAGCAGAGAGTATTCACCTTTTGATCCTGCTGTGCTTACTGTTGGAGAAATTAAATCTGGAACTAGATTCAATGTTATAGCTCCTACTGCTATATTGAGTGGTACTACTAGATGCTACAGCCCTGAAGTTAGAAAGAATTTCTTTGACTCTATAACAAGAGTAGCTAAATCTACAGCTGAAGCTTACAGAGCCACTGCTGAAGTAGAATTTACAGAGGGAGTAGGGCCAACTATCAATGATGATAACTGTGCTGCGTTAGCAAGAGAAACTGCTGCTTCTCTTGTAGGAAAAGAAAATGTTATTGCTGTTCCCCCTTCTACTGGAGGAGAGGATTTCTCATTCTTCTCTAATATCGTTCCAGGAGTTATGGTAAAACTTGGAACTGGAAACAAGGAAAAAGGAACTGACTTCCCTCATCATCATGAAAAATTTGATATAGATGAGGATATGCTTGAAGTTGGTACTGCATTGTATGCTCAATTTGCTTTAAACTACTTAGCTAATAACAAATAA
- a CDS encoding peptide deformylase, giving the protein MKREILLLGNEELYQISEPVKPDEIETLKSVVQDLHDTLMDFREKYHAGRAIAAPQIGVKKRLLYMFIDKPVVFINPVLEFPDNEMMEVLDDCMSFPNLLVKVMRHKRCRIKYLDMDWKEQVMSLEGDLSELLQHEFDHLDGILATMRAIDNKSLVIKK; this is encoded by the coding sequence ATGAAAAGAGAGATTCTGCTTCTTGGAAATGAGGAATTATACCAAATAAGTGAGCCCGTGAAACCAGATGAAATTGAAACTCTTAAATCTGTAGTTCAGGACCTTCATGATACATTGATGGATTTCAGGGAAAAATATCATGCTGGACGTGCTATTGCAGCACCTCAGATAGGAGTTAAAAAAAGACTTCTCTATATGTTCATTGATAAACCTGTGGTATTTATAAATCCAGTTCTGGAGTTTCCTGATAATGAAATGATGGAAGTATTAGACGACTGTATGTCTTTTCCAAATCTGCTTGTTAAAGTGATGCGTCATAAAAGATGCAGAATAAAATATTTAGATATGGACTGGAAAGAGCAGGTAATGTCTTTAGAGGGAGATCTTTCTGAGCTTTTACAGCATGAGTTTGATCATCTGGATGGGATATTGGCTACAATGAGAGCTATAGATAATAAATCATTAGTAATAAAAAAATAA
- a CDS encoding DMT family transporter, which yields MGAKLRNVSAMLIFGTIGLFVKNIDLTSSEIALVRGVIGGIVLVVVSLLIKNKVSFKDVKANLLLLLLSGGAIGLNWIFLFQAYKYTTISNATLSYYFAPVFVMLLSPFILKEKLTLKKILCVACAMLGMMCIVGNSGGATEGRNDFLGISYGLAAAAFYASVVLMNKFLKNLKSLETTYIQLILAAVVLMPYVFTVEGFNIFRMPASSIPYILILGVVHTGLAYLLYFSSLKELKGQTIAVMSYIDPISAVIISAIFLRERMGLLQIAGGVLILGSTLISELTKNKEE from the coding sequence ATGGGAGCGAAGTTAAGAAATGTAAGTGCAATGCTGATATTTGGAACAATAGGATTATTTGTAAAAAATATAGATTTGACTTCCAGTGAAATAGCATTGGTAAGAGGAGTAATAGGGGGAATTGTTCTTGTTGTAGTTTCTCTTCTTATAAAAAATAAAGTTTCTTTTAAAGATGTAAAAGCAAATCTTCTGCTTCTATTATTATCAGGGGGAGCAATTGGATTGAACTGGATATTTCTGTTTCAGGCATATAAATATACAACTATTTCTAATGCTACATTAAGTTATTATTTTGCTCCAGTTTTTGTCATGCTTCTTTCGCCATTTATATTGAAAGAAAAACTTACTCTAAAAAAAATACTCTGTGTTGCCTGTGCAATGCTGGGAATGATGTGTATAGTAGGAAACAGTGGGGGAGCTACTGAGGGGAGAAATGATTTTCTAGGAATTTCTTATGGACTTGCAGCAGCAGCTTTTTATGCTAGTGTTGTGCTTATGAATAAATTTCTAAAGAATTTAAAAAGTCTTGAAACAACTTACATACAATTAATTTTAGCAGCAGTTGTACTTATGCCTTATGTATTTACTGTTGAAGGATTTAATATTTTCAGAATGCCTGCATCTTCAATACCATATATATTGATATTGGGAGTAGTTCATACTGGGCTTGCTTATCTGCTATATTTTTCATCTTTGAAAGAATTGAAAGGTCAAACTATAGCAGTTATGAGTTATATAGACCCTATATCTGCTGTAATAATTTCAGCTATATTTTTAAGAGAAAGAATGGGACTCTTGCAGATAGCAGGAGGTGTTCTAATTTTAGGTTCAACTTTAATAAGTGAGCTTACAAAGAACAAGGAGGAATAA
- the galU gene encoding UTP--glucose-1-phosphate uridylyltransferase GalU encodes MKKVTKAVIPAAGLGTRVLPATKAQPKEMLVIVDKPSLQYIVEELVKSGITDIVIVTGRNKNSIEDHFDYSYELENTLQKDGKDELLEKIENLSTMANIFYVRQNLPKGLGHAILKAKPFIGDDPFVIALGDDIVDNPERPVAKQLIDVYEKYRSSIVGCQEVAEKDISKYGIVKPIERLDDSTCVIEDFIEKPSIEEAPSNFACLGRYLLTGKIFKYLEEVKPGKGGEIQLTDAILDMLKDGERVLSYNFEGKRYDIGNKVGLLKANIEFGLKNEETREELLKYLKTELKLD; translated from the coding sequence ATGAAAAAAGTTACAAAGGCAGTAATTCCAGCAGCAGGATTAGGAACAAGAGTATTACCTGCTACAAAGGCACAGCCTAAAGAGATGCTTGTAATAGTTGATAAACCTTCTTTACAATATATTGTAGAAGAGCTTGTAAAATCTGGAATCACAGATATAGTAATTGTTACAGGAAGAAATAAAAATTCTATAGAGGATCACTTTGACTATTCATATGAACTTGAAAATACATTACAAAAAGATGGAAAAGATGAGCTTTTAGAAAAAATAGAAAACCTTTCAACTATGGCAAATATTTTTTATGTGAGACAGAACCTTCCTAAAGGCTTGGGACATGCTATATTAAAAGCAAAACCTTTTATAGGAGATGATCCATTTGTTATAGCTCTGGGAGATGATATAGTAGATAATCCAGAAAGACCAGTAGCTAAGCAGCTGATAGATGTATATGAAAAATATAGATCAAGTATAGTAGGATGTCAGGAAGTGGCAGAAAAAGATATTTCTAAATATGGAATAGTGAAGCCTATTGAAAGACTTGATGATAGTACTTGCGTCATAGAAGATTTTATAGAGAAACCATCTATTGAGGAAGCACCTTCAAATTTTGCATGTCTTGGAAGATACCTTCTTACAGGAAAGATATTCAAGTATCTTGAAGAGGTTAAACCTGGTAAAGGTGGAGAAATACAGCTTACAGATGCTATATTGGATATGCTTAAAGATGGGGAAAGAGTTCTTTCTTACAACTTTGAAGGAAAAAGATATGACATTGGAAATAAAGTAGGACTTCTAAAAGCTAATATAGAGTTTGGACTTAAAAATGAAGAAACAAGAGAAGAATTATTAAAATATTTAAAAACAGAACTTAAATTAGATTAA
- the metG gene encoding methionine--tRNA ligase: MSKNFYVTTPIYYVNGDPHVGSAYTTIAADVIARYKKTMGYDVFFLTGTDEHGQKVEETAKQKGYTPQEWTDIMAPKFVEMWKALNIEYTDFIRTTEPRHKEAVKKILKKVYENGDIYKGEYSGKYCVSCETFVPENQIVNGNHCPDCGKELRVVKEESYFFKMSKYQDALLAHIDSHPDFILPRSRKNEVVSFIKQGLQDLSISRNTFEWGIPIEFAPGHITYVWFDALTNYLTAVGYENNPELFDKFWTNGEVVHLLGKDIVRFHAIIWPCMLLSAGVKLPDNIVAHGWWTSEGEKMSKSKGNVVDPVAETKKYGVDAFRYCLLREVQFGNDGDYSTKSVVTRINSDLANDLGNLLNRTLGMYKKYFNGVIAAGTTRDAFDDEIENLWNETLKEVTEQMNIVQFSKSLEAIWKFISRLNKYIDETMPWALAKDEDKKDRLAVVMNHLVNGLYKTAVMIYPCMPTAAQKIWDQLGVQKPVRDAKVAEVEGWDLLPAGHVLGNAEPIFPRLDLEALEPKKDPMVIDPELVIENAVDISEFDKLKIQVVEILEAGKIAGADKLLKFKVSVGDHARQIVSGIAKSYPEPEKLVGKKVLAITNLKTVKLRGEVSQGMLLSTEDKVNGLKLVEVDKSVVVGSRAK; encoded by the coding sequence ATGAGTAAAAATTTTTATGTAACAACACCAATTTATTATGTAAATGGAGATCCGCATGTAGGGAGTGCTTATACAACAATAGCAGCAGATGTTATAGCTAGATATAAAAAAACTATGGGGTATGATGTTTTCTTCTTAACTGGAACAGATGAACATGGACAGAAAGTAGAAGAAACTGCTAAACAAAAAGGATATACACCTCAAGAGTGGACAGATATAATGGCACCAAAATTTGTGGAGATGTGGAAAGCTTTAAATATAGAATATACAGATTTTATAAGAACTACAGAACCAAGACATAAGGAAGCTGTAAAGAAAATATTGAAAAAAGTGTATGAAAATGGAGATATATATAAAGGAGAGTATTCAGGGAAATACTGTGTATCTTGTGAGACATTTGTTCCTGAAAATCAAATAGTAAATGGAAATCATTGTCCAGACTGTGGAAAAGAATTAAGAGTAGTAAAAGAGGAATCATACTTCTTTAAAATGTCAAAATACCAAGATGCTCTTTTAGCTCATATAGATTCTCATCCTGACTTTATTCTTCCTCGTTCGAGAAAAAATGAAGTTGTTTCTTTCATTAAACAGGGATTACAGGATCTGTCTATATCTAGAAATACTTTTGAATGGGGTATTCCAATAGAGTTTGCACCAGGACATATAACTTATGTATGGTTTGATGCTCTTACTAACTATCTTACAGCTGTAGGGTATGAAAATAATCCTGAGTTATTTGATAAATTCTGGACTAATGGAGAAGTTGTACATCTTTTAGGAAAAGATATAGTAAGATTCCATGCTATTATCTGGCCTTGTATGCTTCTTTCAGCAGGAGTAAAACTTCCAGATAATATTGTTGCTCATGGTTGGTGGACTTCTGAGGGAGAAAAAATGTCTAAGTCTAAAGGGAATGTAGTAGACCCAGTGGCAGAAACTAAAAAATATGGTGTAGATGCTTTCAGATACTGCTTATTAAGAGAAGTTCAATTTGGAAATGATGGAGACTATTCAACAAAATCAGTGGTAACTAGAATAAACTCTGATCTTGCAAATGACTTAGGAAACCTATTGAACAGAACACTTGGAATGTATAAAAAATATTTTAATGGTGTAATAGCCGCTGGAACAACAAGAGATGCTTTTGATGATGAAATAGAAAATTTATGGAATGAAACTTTAAAAGAAGTTACTGAACAAATGAATATAGTTCAATTCTCAAAATCTCTTGAAGCTATATGGAAATTTATATCAAGACTTAACAAATATATTGATGAAACTATGCCTTGGGCACTTGCCAAAGATGAAGATAAAAAAGACAGACTTGCAGTAGTAATGAACCATTTAGTAAATGGATTATACAAAACTGCTGTAATGATTTATCCATGTATGCCAACAGCAGCTCAAAAAATCTGGGATCAATTAGGAGTACAAAAACCTGTAAGAGATGCTAAAGTAGCAGAGGTTGAAGGTTGGGATCTTCTTCCAGCAGGACATGTATTAGGAAATGCTGAACCAATATTCCCAAGACTTGACTTAGAAGCTCTTGAACCTAAAAAAGATCCAATGGTAATTGATCCAGAATTAGTAATAGAAAATGCTGTAGATATTTCTGAATTTGATAAATTAAAAATACAGGTTGTGGAAATATTAGAAGCTGGAAAAATAGCTGGAGCAGATAAACTTCTTAAATTTAAAGTAAGTGTTGGAGATCATGCTAGACAAATAGTTTCTGGTATTGCAAAATCATATCCAGAACCTGAAAAATTAGTAGGTAAAAAAGTTCTTGCTATAACTAACTTAAAAACAGTTAAACTAAGAGGTGAAGTATCTCAAGGAATGCTTTTAAGTACTGAAGACAAAGTAAATGGATTAAAATTAGTAGAAGTAGATAAAAGTGTAGTAGTAGGGTCAAGAGCAAAATAA
- a CDS encoding lysophospholipid acyltransferase family protein, translating into MSREREAVKYRRYGLILYYILRIVGKTLNIKIIKNDKVKENEESYVFAFWHNKLVAPTLCLDYIEKRAVLASPSKDGELISVPLEKMGFHMVRGSSDKNSTSSLISLIKLMKKGYSIGTPVDGPKGPIYEVKPGMIYLAQKGSMRMVPLGGAYKSKWTFNKAWDKFQFPKPFTTMVFLMGDPIDIPKDANVEEYCEILKNKLNELDKEAEKYF; encoded by the coding sequence ATGAGCAGGGAAAGAGAGGCAGTTAAATATCGTAGGTATGGATTAATTCTTTATTACATACTGAGAATAGTAGGAAAAACATTAAATATAAAAATAATAAAGAATGATAAAGTCAAAGAAAATGAAGAGAGTTATGTTTTTGCATTTTGGCATAATAAACTTGTAGCTCCAACTCTTTGTCTTGATTATATAGAAAAGAGAGCAGTGCTTGCCAGTCCTTCAAAAGATGGCGAGCTTATTTCTGTGCCTTTGGAAAAAATGGGATTTCATATGGTAAGAGGTTCTTCAGATAAAAACTCAACATCCAGTTTGATATCTCTTATTAAACTGATGAAAAAGGGATATAGTATAGGGACTCCAGTAGATGGACCTAAGGGACCTATATATGAGGTGAAGCCCGGAATGATTTATTTAGCTCAAAAAGGAAGTATGCGGATGGTTCCCCTGGGAGGGGCCTATAAGAGTAAATGGACATTTAATAAAGCTTGGGATAAATTTCAATTTCCCAAACCTTTTACAACAATGGTATTTTTAATGGGAGATCCAATAGATATACCTAAAGATGCAAATGTAGAGGAATACTGTGAAATATTAAAAAATAAATTAAATGAATTAGATAAAGAAGCTGAAAAATATTTTTAG
- the carB gene encoding carbamoyl-phosphate synthase large subunit: MLDKSIKKTLVIGSGPIIIGQAAEFDYSGTQACETLKKEGIEVVLINSNPATIMTDKAVADRIYIEPITLDFVEKVIAKEKPDSVIAGMGGQTGLNMVVELHEKGILEKYGVKVIGTSVEAIKKGEDREIFRETMNKLGEPIIQSKIVETLEEGFEVAREIGYPVVVRPAYTLGGTGGGIANDPNELEDILMKGLALSMVGQVLLEKSIYGWKEIEYEVIRDKNGNTIVVCNMENVDPVGIHTGDSIVVAPTQTLSDKECRMLRASAVKIVNEVGVIGGCNVQFALHPKSFEYAIIEINPRVSRSSALASKATGYPIARVSTKLAMGYTLNEIINEATQTTYACFDPTIDYIVVKIPKWPFDKFKKANRRLGTKMMATGEVMAIGNNFEAALLKGIRSLEIGRYNLEHPVAKKMTMEELKAAVVKPDDERIFIVAEMLRRGYIKEKLQKITGIDKFFMEKIEWIVKQEEIVKRMSLRDLDEIYLRKLKKKGFSDKGIAELMKISEEDITSKRKELHILPVYKMVDTCAGEFKATSSYYYSTYDQYDEVEVSNRRKIVVIGSGPIRIGQGIEFDYCTVHAVKTLKKLGIESIIINNNPETVSTDFSTADKLYFEPLVTEDIMNILEKEKPEGVILQFGGQTAIKLANDLSDRGIKVIGTSADKIDEAEDRERFEEMMEELDIKRPKGRAVWDIEHGIEIANEINYPVLVRPSYVLGGQGMEICHDEYNLVKYLEASFDRDPSNPVLIDKYLNGIELEVDAVCDGEEVLIPGVMEHLERAGIHSGDSITIYPQQNLYEGTEDKILEITYKIAKALEVKGMMNIQFIAYENELYVIEVNPRSSRTVPYISKVSGVPVIEIATRVALGEKLKDMAYGTGIYKKPNVVAVKVPVFSTEKLSSVEVSLGPEMRSTGEVLGVGNNVDEAIYKGLLGAKRVHLIKDRKILVTIRDKDKAEFLPIAKSLVEHGSILFATSGTQKFLAENGVEATVINKIDEPSPNISDVLKNREVDLLINTPTKANDAQRDGFKMRRTAIEYGVEVLTSLDTISAILRMQDRHVDEAKLEVFDVSKI, translated from the coding sequence ATGTTAGATAAGTCTATAAAGAAAACATTAGTTATAGGTTCAGGACCAATCATAATAGGACAGGCAGCAGAGTTTGACTATTCAGGAACTCAAGCTTGTGAAACTTTGAAAAAAGAGGGAATAGAAGTTGTGCTTATCAACTCTAACCCAGCAACAATAATGACAGATAAAGCAGTAGCTGATAGAATATATATCGAGCCAATTACTTTGGACTTTGTTGAGAAAGTAATAGCTAAAGAAAAACCAGACTCTGTAATCGCTGGAATGGGAGGACAAACAGGTCTGAACATGGTGGTAGAATTACATGAAAAAGGTATTCTTGAAAAATATGGAGTAAAAGTAATAGGAACATCTGTAGAAGCTATCAAAAAAGGTGAAGACAGAGAGATATTCAGAGAAACTATGAATAAACTTGGAGAGCCTATTATTCAAAGTAAAATAGTAGAAACTTTGGAAGAAGGATTTGAAGTAGCTAGAGAAATAGGTTATCCAGTAGTAGTAAGACCTGCTTATACATTGGGAGGTACTGGGGGAGGAATAGCAAACGACCCTAATGAACTGGAAGACATCCTTATGAAAGGGCTGGCTCTGTCAATGGTAGGACAGGTTCTTCTTGAAAAATCTATATATGGTTGGAAAGAAATAGAGTATGAAGTAATAAGAGATAAAAATGGAAATACAATAGTTGTATGTAATATGGAGAATGTGGATCCAGTGGGAATTCATACTGGAGACTCAATAGTTGTTGCTCCTACACAGACTTTATCTGATAAAGAGTGCAGAATGCTGAGAGCTTCAGCTGTAAAAATAGTAAATGAAGTTGGAGTTATTGGAGGATGTAACGTACAATTTGCTCTTCATCCAAAATCATTTGAGTATGCAATAATAGAGATCAACCCAAGAGTATCAAGATCATCAGCACTAGCTTCTAAAGCAACAGGATATCCTATTGCAAGAGTATCAACAAAGCTGGCTATGGGATATACTCTTAATGAGATAATCAATGAGGCTACTCAAACTACTTATGCCTGCTTTGATCCTACAATTGACTATATAGTTGTAAAAATACCTAAATGGCCGTTTGATAAATTCAAAAAAGCAAATAGAAGATTAGGTACAAAAATGATGGCAACAGGGGAAGTTATGGCAATAGGAAATAATTTTGAGGCAGCATTACTGAAAGGTATCAGATCACTTGAAATAGGAAGATACAATTTAGAACATCCAGTTGCTAAGAAAATGACTATGGAAGAGTTAAAAGCAGCAGTTGTAAAACCAGATGATGAAAGAATCTTCATAGTGGCAGAGATGCTTAGAAGAGGATACATCAAAGAAAAATTACAGAAAATTACTGGAATAGATAAATTCTTCATGGAGAAAATTGAATGGATTGTTAAACAGGAAGAAATAGTAAAAAGAATGTCTCTTAGAGATTTAGATGAGATCTATTTAAGAAAGCTTAAAAAGAAAGGATTCTCAGATAAAGGTATAGCTGAACTTATGAAAATAAGTGAAGAAGATATAACTTCTAAGAGAAAAGAGCTTCATATATTGCCGGTATATAAAATGGTTGACACTTGTGCTGGAGAATTTAAAGCAACATCTTCATATTATTACTCAACATATGATCAATATGATGAAGTAGAAGTATCTAACAGAAGAAAAATAGTGGTAATAGGATCAGGACCGATAAGAATTGGACAAGGAATAGAATTTGACTATTGTACAGTTCATGCAGTAAAAACATTGAAAAAACTGGGAATAGAAAGCATCATAATAAACAATAACCCAGAGACAGTTTCAACAGACTTCTCAACAGCAGACAAACTATACTTTGAACCATTAGTAACAGAAGATATAATGAATATCCTTGAAAAAGAGAAACCAGAGGGAGTAATACTTCAATTTGGAGGACAGACAGCAATCAAATTAGCAAATGATTTGAGCGATAGAGGAATCAAAGTAATAGGAACAAGTGCAGACAAAATAGACGAAGCAGAAGACAGAGAAAGATTTGAAGAAATGATGGAAGAACTGGATATAAAAAGGCCTAAAGGAAGAGCAGTGTGGGATATTGAGCATGGAATAGAAATAGCAAATGAAATAAACTATCCAGTGCTGGTAAGACCATCATATGTACTAGGTGGACAAGGAATGGAAATATGCCATGACGAGTACAATCTAGTAAAATATCTGGAAGCATCATTTGACAGAGATCCATCAAATCCAGTGTTGATAGATAAATATCTAAACGGAATCGAATTAGAAGTAGATGCAGTGTGTGATGGAGAAGAGGTACTTATTCCGGGAGTAATGGAGCATTTGGAAAGAGCAGGTATCCACTCTGGAGACTCAATCACTATCTATCCTCAGCAGAATCTATATGAGGGAACAGAGGACAAGATTCTTGAAATAACATATAAAATAGCAAAAGCTCTTGAAGTAAAAGGTATGATGAATATTCAGTTTATCGCTTATGAAAATGAGCTGTATGTAATAGAGGTAAACCCAAGATCATCAAGAACAGTTCCATATATCTCAAAAGTATCAGGAGTGCCGGTTATTGAAATAGCAACAAGAGTAGCGCTTGGAGAAAAACTAAAAGATATGGCATATGGAACAGGAATTTACAAGAAGCCAAATGTAGTAGCAGTAAAAGTACCAGTATTCTCAACAGAAAAACTATCAAGTGTAGAGGTATCATTAGGACCAGAAATGAGATCAACAGGAGAGGTACTGGGAGTAGGAAATAATGTAGATGAGGCTATCTATAAAGGACTGCTTGGAGCAAAAAGAGTACATCTTATCAAAGACAGAAAAATATTAGTAACTATCAGAGACAAAGATAAAGCAGAGTTTTTACCAATTGCTAAAAGTCTGGTAGAGCACGGATCAATTCTATTTGCAACAAGTGGAACACAAAAATTCCTAGCAGAAAATGGAGTAGAGGCAACAGTAATAAATAAAATAGATGAGCCATCGCCAAATATCTCTGATGTATTAAAAAATAGAGAAGTAGATCTATTAATAAATACACCAACAAAAGCAAATGACGCTCAAAGAGATGGATTTAAAATGAGAAGGACAGCAATAGAGTATGGAGTAGAAGTATTAACATCTCTTGATACTATAAGTGCTATTCTTAGAATGCAGGACAGACACGTAGATGAAGCAAAACTAGAAGTGTTTGATGTAAGTAAAATTTAG
- a CDS encoding carbamoyl phosphate synthase small subunit, which yields MKGKLILENGMSFDGKIFGHFGETTGEIVFTTGMTGYQEVLTDPSLYGKIVVMTYPMVGNYGLNLEDMESDKIHLKGFIIKEDAKLPNNFRCEMTLEGFLSQYNVVGFKGVDTRELTKIIRDKGSMKAIITDKELTHKELKERFDNFSYENAVEQVSRKGIIEIGGNGLKIGVLDLGVKRSTLDLLEKMGFAVSVFPYNTSSNELLRHSLDGLIISSGPGDPNEMKEIIKEVKGTLSNVPMLGISLGAQIMNLALGGSVTKMKNGHRGVNHPVEDLNRKKIYITDQNHGYSIENLGGASETTHMNLNDKTIEGFRCDSLAAMGVQFMPDLSGEDLNNVFTDFMAVIEKGIVEKNNDKECEKKEAHLN from the coding sequence ATGAAAGGAAAGCTTATTCTAGAAAATGGTATGAGTTTTGATGGAAAAATTTTTGGACATTTTGGAGAGACAACTGGGGAAATAGTTTTTACTACTGGAATGACTGGGTATCAGGAGGTTTTAACAGATCCATCTCTTTATGGAAAGATAGTTGTTATGACGTATCCTATGGTTGGGAACTATGGATTAAATCTTGAGGATATGGAATCAGACAAAATTCATCTAAAAGGATTTATTATAAAGGAAGATGCGAAACTTCCAAATAACTTTAGATGTGAGATGACTTTAGAAGGATTTTTAAGTCAATATAATGTAGTTGGATTCAAAGGTGTAGATACTAGAGAATTAACTAAAATAATAAGAGATAAAGGTTCGATGAAGGCTATTATTACAGATAAAGAATTAACACACAAAGAATTAAAAGAAAGATTTGATAATTTTTCATATGAAAATGCAGTAGAGCAGGTGAGCAGAAAAGGTATAATTGAAATTGGCGGAAATGGACTAAAAATAGGTGTATTAGACTTAGGGGTAAAAAGAAGTACTTTAGATCTATTGGAAAAAATGGGATTTGCTGTATCTGTATTCCCTTATAATACTTCATCAAATGAATTATTGAGACATAGTCTTGATGGTCTTATTATTTCAAGTGGTCCTGGAGATCCAAACGAAATGAAGGAAATAATTAAGGAAGTAAAAGGAACACTGTCTAATGTTCCAATGCTTGGAATATCTCTTGGAGCTCAAATAATGAATTTAGCTCTAGGTGGAAGTGTAACAAAAATGAAAAATGGACACAGAGGAGTAAATCACCCTGTAGAAGATTTAAATAGAAAAAAAATATATATAACAGATCAGAATCATGGATATTCAATAGAAAATCTAGGTGGAGCTTCTGAAACTACTCACATGAATCTTAATGACAAAACAATAGAAGGATTTAGATGTGATTCTCTTGCTGCTATGGGAGTTCAATTTATGCCGGATCTTTCTGGAGAAGATTTGAATAATGTGTTTACTGATTTCATGGCTGTAATTGAAAAAGGGATAGTTGAAAAAAATAATGATAAAGAATGTGAAAAAAAAGAAGCACATCTGAATTAG